The following coding sequences lie in one Thermomicrobium sp. 4228-Ro genomic window:
- a CDS encoding CRISPR-associated endonuclease Cas3'', whose amino-acid sequence MGSDRLTSAGYWLAGHGEQLVEHLRAVAQLACSYAPRELAELAELAGLVHDLGKATPFFQKRLADPQYQAAEANHSYIGALFGAWVARQRELDALVVFLAVARHHGALRSPWELLPNPQDIDPPDFFEVDRQGLRRTLRALPKQLEAVRESWPVLCPALGLPDPAPFCDGEIWSTLRSLAEEAARLSYLNLSALEDASLRHRYWMTNIVFSCLIDADKKLAAGYRPPPREPLAPDLVRRYLAEHVSSSGTLQPFRTQLFETVDRHVSTWPLAALYPAQLTLTAPTGAGKTLTALHAALTIRGRVEAETGRRLRIIYALPYINLIEQTDGVLRAVLQHADIEPDRVLLDHHHLAPLSSRSTAPVTTAQGPRGARIVPDEEDIEVDDALLLAESWDAEIVLTTFVQVFHTLVGYQNRALKKLHTLAEGSILILDEVQVLDAHYWPLLRALLADLPRWNVTVILMTATQPRLAEPGQARELVDPPLQGYPSRVLVRPAAPRSVPELAEALALARDRSQLIVVNSVRVSLELYRALEPYDPPFLFYLSTNITPRDRACRLSEIRQLLDARQPVLLVSTQVVEAGVDVDFATGWREWGPLESLLQVAGRINRNANRDLATLELVALAEGQGERVYGRILLDAARESIDGPRRDIELMQILQEYFARIERRISQAHAESLLAALPRLDYDRSNVDCKKRTDSIPVSCFRLIEELPSLSIVVEQDEGATRAIADLRRALEVKDPHERRFAVRRAYRSLEAYTITPLLQRAVGNLPPPLLYGREDLRLISRDQLPSFYDEKTGFKWDLNQFL is encoded by the coding sequence GTGGGCAGTGATCGGTTGACGAGTGCGGGATACTGGCTCGCTGGGCATGGCGAGCAGCTCGTCGAGCATCTTCGGGCCGTTGCTCAGCTGGCATGCTCGTACGCTCCGCGGGAGCTTGCCGAACTGGCGGAGCTGGCGGGGCTGGTGCACGACCTCGGTAAGGCCACACCATTTTTCCAGAAGCGCCTGGCAGATCCACAGTATCAGGCAGCTGAAGCGAATCACTCGTACATCGGTGCACTGTTCGGCGCTTGGGTCGCACGGCAGCGAGAGTTGGACGCACTGGTCGTCTTCCTCGCGGTGGCTCGCCATCACGGAGCGTTACGCTCACCCTGGGAACTCTTACCGAACCCGCAAGATATCGATCCGCCCGATTTCTTCGAGGTTGACCGACAGGGTTTGCGACGAACGCTGCGTGCGCTCCCGAAGCAATTGGAGGCGGTTCGGGAAAGCTGGCCGGTATTGTGTCCGGCTCTCGGGCTGCCGGATCCCGCACCGTTCTGTGACGGTGAGATCTGGTCCACGCTTCGGAGTTTGGCGGAGGAAGCAGCGCGTCTGAGCTATCTGAACCTTTCGGCTCTCGAGGATGCTTCCTTGCGGCACCGTTACTGGATGACGAATATCGTGTTCTCCTGCCTCATCGACGCGGATAAGAAGTTGGCTGCTGGCTATCGTCCACCCCCACGGGAACCGCTCGCCCCAGATCTCGTCAGACGCTATCTCGCCGAACACGTTTCCTCGAGCGGGACACTCCAGCCGTTTCGCACACAACTCTTCGAGACGGTCGACCGGCATGTAAGTACCTGGCCTCTTGCCGCACTCTACCCGGCTCAGCTGACACTGACCGCGCCCACTGGTGCTGGCAAGACGCTGACGGCGCTGCACGCAGCGTTGACGATACGCGGGAGAGTGGAAGCGGAAACCGGTCGAAGACTGCGGATCATCTACGCTTTACCCTATATCAACCTCATCGAGCAAACGGACGGTGTTCTCCGTGCTGTCCTACAGCATGCCGATATCGAGCCGGACCGCGTGCTTCTCGATCATCACCACCTGGCACCACTCAGTTCACGCTCGACTGCCCCTGTCACCACGGCACAGGGGCCGAGGGGCGCGAGAATCGTGCCGGACGAAGAAGACATCGAGGTGGACGATGCCCTTCTCCTCGCAGAATCGTGGGACGCCGAAATAGTCCTCACGACCTTCGTGCAGGTCTTCCATACCCTCGTCGGATATCAGAACCGAGCGCTGAAGAAGCTCCATACCCTCGCGGAGGGATCCATCCTGATCTTAGATGAAGTTCAGGTACTCGACGCACATTATTGGCCACTCCTGCGCGCACTTCTTGCCGATCTGCCACGTTGGAACGTTACCGTGATCCTGATGACCGCGACACAACCCCGGCTCGCGGAGCCAGGGCAGGCACGCGAACTCGTTGACCCGCCGCTCCAGGGCTATCCGAGCCGTGTGCTCGTCCGCCCAGCTGCCCCACGGTCCGTGCCGGAACTGGCCGAGGCTCTGGCGCTCGCTCGCGACCGGAGTCAGCTCATCGTCGTCAACAGTGTGCGCGTCTCGCTCGAACTCTACCGAGCACTCGAGCCCTATGACCCGCCCTTCCTGTTCTACTTGTCCACCAATATCACGCCTCGCGACCGCGCATGCCGTTTGTCCGAGATTCGGCAACTCCTGGATGCTCGCCAACCTGTGTTGCTCGTGAGCACACAAGTTGTCGAAGCAGGGGTCGACGTTGACTTTGCCACCGGTTGGCGCGAGTGGGGCCCGCTCGAGAGTCTCCTGCAAGTCGCTGGCCGCATCAACCGGAACGCGAACCGTGATCTCGCCACGCTCGAACTCGTGGCGCTTGCTGAAGGGCAGGGAGAGCGAGTCTATGGCCGGATTCTGTTGGACGCTGCCCGCGAATCGATCGATGGACCCCGCCGGGATATCGAGCTCATGCAGATCCTACAGGAATATTTCGCCAGAATCGAACGGCGCATCAGTCAGGCGCATGCCGAGAGCTTGCTCGCTGCATTACCGCGTCTCGACTACGATCGCTCGAACGTGGACTGCAAGAAGCGTACCGATTCCATTCCTGTCAGCTGTTTTCGGTTGATCGAAGAACTGCCCTCGTTGAGTATCGTGGTCGAGCAAGACGAGGGTGCCACCCGAGCCATCGCTGATCTTCGTCGAGCGTTGGAAGTGAAGGACCCGCACGAGCGGCGATTCGCGGTTCGCCGGGCATACCGGAGTCTCGAGGCCTATACCATCACACCGCTCTTGCAGCGTGCGGTCGGCAATCTTCCGCCTCCGCTGCTCTACGGACGTGAGGACTTGCGATTGATCTCGCGTGATCAGTTGCCGTCGTTCTACGACGAGAAGACAGGGTTCAAATGGGACCTGAACCAGTTTCTGTGA